The proteins below are encoded in one region of Scomber japonicus isolate fScoJap1 chromosome 2, fScoJap1.pri, whole genome shotgun sequence:
- the grk4 gene encoding G protein-coupled receptor kinase 4 codes for MEIENIVANTVLLKAREGGGGKRNGRSKKWKEMLKLPHITQCEELRRTVDRDYTSLCEKQPIGRLLFRQYCDTRPELKRCIEFMMLWSIPRQRQVPWAMYQLAPDEKRRDCGLNVLDTYFNNGSAAHLPDVPQEVVAGCREKLEQSPCKELFNDCTKIVRDYLSGAPFSSYHESMYFSRFLQWKWLERQPVTKNTFRHYRVLGKGGFGEVCACQVRATGKMYACKKLEKKRVKKRKGEAMALNEKRILEKVNSSFVVSLAYAYETKDALCLVLTIMNGGDLKFHIYNMGNSGFDEQRAIFYAAEICCGLEDLHRERIVYRDLKPENILLDDRGHIRISDLGLAVQIPEGETIRGRVGTVGYMAPEVIQNESYTFSPDWWGLGCLIFEMIQGQSPFRKRKERVKREEVDRRVREDQEEYSDKFAEEAKDICRLLLAKDPKERLGCQGRGAIEVKQHPIFRNINFKRLEANILDPPFSPDPRAVYCKDVLDIEQFSTVKGVNLDPTDDDFYHKFVTGSVSIPWQNEMIEMECFKEINVYETDGTLCSDLDVNRPNPPPKRGFFYRLFRREVCFKSGYSDDEIEEPSRL; via the exons aCAGGGACTACACCAGTCTGTGTGAGAAGCAACCCATTGGTCGGCTGTTATTCCGTCAGTACTGTGACACCAGGCCAGAGCTGAAGCGCTGCATCGAGTTCATGATGCTGTG GTCAATCCCACGTCAGAGGCAGGTCCCCTGG GCCATGTACCAACTAGCTCCtgatgaaaagaggagggaCTGTGGACTGAATGTTTTAGACACATACTTTAATAATGGG TCGGCAGCCCATCTGCCAGACGTACCGCAGGAGGTAGTCGCCGGGTGCCGGGAGAAGCTGGAGCAGAGTCCGTGTAAGGAGCTCTTCAATGACTGCACCAA AATAGTTCGTGATTATCTGAGTGGAGCTCCATTTTCCTCCTACCATGAGTCCATGTACTTCTCTCGcttcctgcagtggaaatggTTGGAGAG GCAACCAGTAACCAAAAATACCTTCAGACATTATAGAGTACTAGGAAAAGGTGGATTTGGCGAG GTTTGTGCCTGCCAAGTACGTGCCACCGGTAAGATGTACGCCTGTAAAAAGCTGGAAAAGAAAcgagtgaagaaaagaaaaggtgaaGCAATGGCACTAAACGAAAAACGCATTTTAGAAAAAGTTAACAGTAGTTTTGTA GTTAGTTTAGCATATGCCTACGAGACCAAGGATGCGCTGTGCCTGGTGTTGACCATAATGAACGGTGGTGACTTAAAATTCCACATCTACAACATGGGCAACTCGGGCTTCGACGAGCAGAGGGCCATCTTCTACGCTGCCGAAATCTGCTGTGGCCTCGAGGACCTGCACCGCGAGAGGATAGTCTACAG GGATTTGAAACCTGAAAACATTCTTCTGGATGATCGCG GACACATCCGAATTTCAGACCTGGGCCTTGCCGTTCAAATCCCTGAAGGAGAGACGATACGAGGGAGAGTGGGCACAGTTGGATACATGG ctcccgAGGTGATCCAGAACGAGAGCTACACCTTCAGCCCGGACTGGTGGGGTCTGGGCTGCCTCATCTTCGAGATGATCCAAGGCCAGTCGCCCTTCCGCAAGCGCAAGGAACGCGTCAAGCGGGAGGAAGTGGACAGACGAGTGCGAGAGGACCAGGAGGAGTACTCCGACAAGTTTGCTGAGGAAGCCAAGGACATCTGCAGACTG CTCTTGGCCAAGGACCCCAAGGAGCGGCTGGGTTGCCAGGGTCGCGGGGCCATCGAAGTCAAGCAGCACCCCATCTTCAGAAACATCAATTTCAAACGGCTGGAGGCCAACATACTGGACCCTCCCTTCAGCCCTGac cctCGAGCCGTGTACTGTAAAGACGTCCTGGACATCGAGCAGTTCTCCACAGTCAAAGGCGTGAACCTTGACCCCACCGACGACGACTTCTACCACAAGTTTGTCACAGGCAGTGTCTCCATCCCGTGGCAGAACGAG ATGATCGAGATGGAGTGCTTCAAAGAAATCAACGTCTACGAGACTGACGGGACGCTGTGCTCGGATCTGGACGTGAACCGGCCTAACCCTCCACCAAAGAGAGGCTTCTTCTACCGCCTGTTCAGAAGAGAG GTCTGTTTTAAGAGCGGTTACAGCGACGACGAGATCGAAGAGCCCTCGCGACTTTAA